The genomic stretch GAGACTCGGGTGGCGTACACGGGCTCACGCTATCGCCCGGGGGCGCCGGTCCCGCCGTACGAAAGGAGCGGGGCCAGGGTCCGGGAGGTGGGTGCGGACCCCGGCCCCGGGTCTGTGCGGGCCTGCCGGTCGTCTGTCAGGGCTTGCGGGCGACCGCGCCGTACATCGCGATGTCCTCGTCGCGGATGCCCTGTTCGCCGGTGCCGTCGGGGTGCCACTTGTGCACCTGGACGATGCCGGGCTCGACCAGCTGGAGGCCCTCGAAGAACTCGTGGGCCTCATCGATGGTGCGCAGCCGCATCGGCATGTTGCGGGCCGCGTACTCGCGGGCGACCCGGCCCACCTCGTCGGGCGCGAACTCGGCGGTGCCGATGGACATCGCCAGATAGCTGCCGGACGGCAGCGGCTCCAGCAGCCGGCGTACGACACCGACCGCGTCGTCCGCGTCGAGCATGAAGTGGACGATGGCGATGACCGTGAGGGCGACCGGCTGGTCCAGGTCCAGGGTCTCGCGCAGCTCCGGGGCGTCCAGGATGGCCGCCGGGTCGCGGAAGTCGGCCTCGATGTACGAGGTACGGCCCTCGGGCGCGCTGGCCAGCAGGCCCTGGGAGAGGGTGAGGACGATCGGGTCGTTGTCGACGTAGACCACCCGGGACTCGGGGGCCACGGCCTGGGCGATCTCGTGCAGGTTGGGCGAGGTGGGTATGCCGGTGCCGATGTCCAGGAACTGGCGCATGCCCGCCTCCTCGGCGAGCCAGCGCACGGCGCGGTTCATCCAGTCGCGGTTGGCGCGCATGTGGACCGGGAGCGCGGGCCACTCCCGGGCCATGGCGTCGCCGGCCTCCTGGTCGGCTGGGTAGTAGTCCTTGCCGCCGAGGATGTAGTCGTAGATACGGGCTGAGTGGGCGTTCTCGGTGTCGATCCGGTCGGCCGGCCATCCGTTGTCGGGCAACGCCGTGTCTCCCATTCGGGTCGGGGGCGGGGGCTTGCGTACGAGCAGGTGCGTCACAGCTCCTTGCGGATCGCGCTCAGCAGGGACTCGGTCTTCTTCGGGGGCGCGGCCTGGGCACCGAGCCGGTCCAGCGCCTCCCGGTACACCACGACGTCGCCGGCCTTGTCGAGATAGACGGCACCGACCAGGCCGTTGAGGTAGACGATGTCGGGCAGTTCGCGGGCCCGGAACCGGAAGAGGTGGTAGGCGCCCGCCCGCAGCGCCGGGTGCGGTCCGTGGGCGAACGGCATGAGCTGCAAGGTCACATGGGGCAGCCGGTTGACCTCGACGAGGTGGTCGATCTGCGCCCGCATCACCTCGGGTCCGCCGACCGGCCAGCGCAGCACGGTCTCGTCCATCAGCACCCACAGCCGGGGCGGCGCCTCGCGGGCCAGCAGCTCCTGGCGGCGCATGCGCAGCGCGACCCGGCGCTCGGTGGCCTCGGCACAGGCGTGCGGACTCTCGGCGCCGAGCAGGGCGCGGGCATAGTCCTCGGTCTGCAACAGGCCGTGCACGAACTGGTTCTCGTAGGCGCGGATCTGCAACGCGGCCTGTTCCAGGCTGAGATAGGCGGCGAACCAGTCGGGCATCACATCGCGGTAGGTGTGCCACCAGCCGCGTTTGTTGGCCTCGCGCACGGACTGCAGGAAGGTGTCGATCTCGTCCTGGTCGCTGACGCCGTAGACCTGGAGCAGCTTCTCGGCGTCCGCGAGCCGCAGCCGGGCCACCTTGGCGGCCTCCATGCGGCGGATCGTGGAGTGGCTGACGCCGATGGCGGCGCCCGCCTCGTCGTAGCTGAGGCCGGCCCGGGTGCGCAGTTCCTCCAGCTGCCGGCCGAGGATCATGCGCAGGACGGAGGGAGCACCGCCCCAGTCGGTCTCCGCTGTCACGCCCACACCCCCTCACCAGGTCACCCGGGGAAACGGTCGAGACCGTCGCCCACGATCGCTTCCCAACCCATTCGATCACGTTTTGGCCGAAGCAGCATGCACTTGGCCACTTGCAAATTTCAACTTGGCGGTTGCGGAGCGTTGTCGGCGGATGCCAGAGTGGACCTACTGCTCCGACCGACCAAGGAGCAGGCGGCGCGGCCGGGTTGGGGGAGACCGGGCCGCACTACGGCCTCGGCGGAGGCGGTGTGTCGTCTGCTGCGCGAGCGGTCGGCCCGGAACCGACGCCCCCCACGTGAGGCCGGACGAAAGGCGCACGGCGATGGCTCCGCCCTCCCTCCCCCGACCGCTCCATCGATCACCCGGGGAACCGCCCCTGGCCGCCGGCTCGTTGCGCCTGCCCGCGGTACCCCGCCAGCACCGCTCCACGGACGACGGCCCGGACCGGGCACCGGACTCCGTGACGCACCGTCAGCAGGCTCCCGCCGAGCCGGACCGGCCCCGCCGGGCCCTGGACGGCGCGCGGCAGATCCGCCCCGTGCCGGACAGCGCGGAGCAACCTGAGCACCGGCCGCCGGTTCCGGCCGGTGTCCTGAGACCACCCGGAGGCGAGCGCCTCGGTCGACTCCCTGGGCCCGTCGGCCCCGACCGGCTCGCCTCCGGGGCCCCGCTGCCCCGCGCCGCCGCCTTCGATCTGCCGAGCCGGCCGACGGCCGTCAGCACGGCCCGCCGGG from Streptomyces roseochromogenus subsp. oscitans DS 12.976 encodes the following:
- a CDS encoding helix-turn-helix domain-containing protein translates to MTAETDWGGAPSVLRMILGRQLEELRTRAGLSYDEAGAAIGVSHSTIRRMEAAKVARLRLADAEKLLQVYGVSDQDEIDTFLQSVREANKRGWWHTYRDVMPDWFAAYLSLEQAALQIRAYENQFVHGLLQTEDYARALLGAESPHACAEATERRVALRMRRQELLAREAPPRLWVLMDETVLRWPVGGPEVMRAQIDHLVEVNRLPHVTLQLMPFAHGPHPALRAGAYHLFRFRARELPDIVYLNGLVGAVYLDKAGDVVVYREALDRLGAQAAPPKKTESLLSAIRKEL
- a CDS encoding SAM-dependent methyltransferase; translated protein: MPDNGWPADRIDTENAHSARIYDYILGGKDYYPADQEAGDAMAREWPALPVHMRANRDWMNRAVRWLAEEAGMRQFLDIGTGIPTSPNLHEIAQAVAPESRVVYVDNDPIVLTLSQGLLASAPEGRTSYIEADFRDPAAILDAPELRETLDLDQPVALTVIAIVHFMLDADDAVGVVRRLLEPLPSGSYLAMSIGTAEFAPDEVGRVAREYAARNMPMRLRTIDEAHEFFEGLQLVEPGIVQVHKWHPDGTGEQGIRDEDIAMYGAVARKP